The window CTATATAACACTTGAGGTCCTTTCCAATTTTCTAGACCTGTTGATTTGAGATAATAGACTATTTTTCCTCTAGAATTTATTTCTGGGATATCTAATGCAAAAACTGGTGTTTTCGGATTTCCATCAGAATCTGTAAGACTGAAAGTGCCACCAGTACCACTCACATTAGCAATAGTTACATTTGTCTCAATATTTCTAGCTCGTTTAACTTCGTCAGAAATAAAATCCAAAGCGCGGGAGTTTTCGGTTCTGGCTTTTACTTTTGAAGTTTCACTTTGACTAGTTGCTAATACTGTCATGAGACCAAAACCCAACGCACCAATAACAAAAATACTCATGAATAAACCAACCAAGAGTTCAGTTAGAGTAAAACCAGCATTAGATTTGTTTTTTTTTAAAAGTTTGTATAACTCTTTATTTTTCATATTAAGGATTTTCTTGGCGATAAAATTTAAAATATATTTTGTAGTATTCGGGCTATGTCGATCGGCAAAATAATCAGGGATTAAATATTGCTTATACTTGTTGCCATTTATACAATTACTGTCCCAATATAGTTGGCGCGATCGAGCTACGTAAATTGGTAAAGACACTGATTTTTAAGTAAAGTTAAAGTAAATTTAAGGTAAATTGCTTTTTTTGAATCTGCTAAAATAGTTAGGCACAACAAAGCTATGGCATATATCCGCACCAAAAAAGTGAAGGGAAAAGAGTACCAATACTTAGTTGAAGGGTATCGAGATCAAAATGGTAAGGTCAAACAGCGAACCATCAAGTATTTGGGTGCAGTTTCAGCTAATAATGAAGGAAATGAAATGGTTACTACTCCCACTAAAAAAATAACTTTTGCAGAATATCTAGATTATGACGATGGTACAGATAAGTGTTATGAGTTGGTGGATGGAGAATTAGTAGTAATGAATCCACCAGCTAAAAAACATTTTAAAATCAGTCGTTTTTTAGTAAGACTGTTTGAAGATTTCGTATCTCGCCAAAAATTGGATATTGAGGTGATTACAGGTATCGGAGTAAGAACTGGGTTAAATAAAGCTCGTATACCTGATGTGAGCGTAATTGACGGCGAAGTATGGCGTAGTATACCTGATAATGCCTCGGCTGTGGTTCAAGTACCCCTTATGCTGGCGGTAGAAATAGTTAGTCCTGGTAGAGAGCAACTATCTAGAGACTATACCGAGAAGGTAGTTGAGTATCAAAACTCAGGTATTCCTGAATATTGGATTGTTGACCCCATGGAACAGAAAATAACCGTTCTGGTTCTAGAAGATGGTAGCTACAATAAAACTATATTTACTGGAAAATCAGCGATTGGTTCTAATACATTTCCAGGATTTGAAATAACGGCGGAAGAAATAATATCTGCGTGAACAATAAGTTATGTAAGTTATAAATATCCTGCGAGTAGAATGTCTGAACCTATTACCTTAACGTCAACATCTTGTAATTGCAATGCTTCTGTCATCTGGTTGAAACCTAAGTTACCGACAGGGGATGGTGCGTCTGTGCCACCAATGATTTTAGGCGCGATGAATGCCATTACTTTTTGAATTGTACCATCGGCGATCGCTTTAGCTGCTAATGTACCGCCACATTCCCAAAGAACTTTGGAGATTCCTCTTTGATATAGATGTTCCATTACTATTTTTGGCGTGAGTGCAGCAACGGTAATAATATGAGTATTGTCACTGAGTAGTTTTTGCTGCTGTGCAGGATCGTTATTTTCAGTGAAGATAAGAGTGTCAGCTAAATTGTCATGCCAGAGGTTGCAATTAGAGGGTAGATCGAGACTACGACTCATAACAACTCGCAACGGGTTGTGTTCGGTAACACCATGAGTAGTCAGACTGGGGTTGTCTTGGCGGACTGTATTTCCCCCAATGATTACAGCATCACAGGTGCTTCTTACCTGATGTACGAGATGACGGGAAGCTTTACTACTCACCCAAGCACTATGTCCAGTCGCAGTAGCTATTTTGCCATCTAAAGTCATGGCATATTTAAGTATGCCAAAGGGTTGTTGATGCAGTATCCGATGGATAAAGGCTTCATTTAGTTGACGACAGGCGCTTTCTTCTACCCCCACGATAACTTCGATTCCTGCTTCCCGTAGCTTTTTAATTCCCCCGCCAGCAACGCGAGGATCGGGATCTACCATGCCTGTAACTACTTTTGCTACCTGCGCTTTAATTAATGCATCAGAACAGGGGGGAGTTCTCCCATAGTGATTACAGGGTTCTAGGTTGACATATACTGTTGCGCCTTGAGCTTGTCCTGCATCTTGTAAGGCAAATACTTCTGCATGGGGTTGTCCAACTCCTGGATGAAAACCAGATCCAATCACTACGCCATCTTTAACTACAACTGAACCGACTAAAGGGTTGGGTGATGTTTGTCCTGCTGCACGTTGAGCTAGCTGCAAACATTTCTGCATCATTTCACGGTCAAAAGCTGAGATTTGAGGTTGATTGGTCATAGCACTATTAATTAGCTAATTAGCGAGACTAGTAATTACATGTAAAGT is drawn from Pleurocapsa minor HA4230-MV1 and contains these coding sequences:
- the ribD gene encoding bifunctional diaminohydroxyphosphoribosylaminopyrimidine deaminase/5-amino-6-(5-phosphoribosylamino)uracil reductase RibD, whose translation is MTNQPQISAFDREMMQKCLQLAQRAAGQTSPNPLVGSVVVKDGVVIGSGFHPGVGQPHAEVFALQDAGQAQGATVYVNLEPCNHYGRTPPCSDALIKAQVAKVVTGMVDPDPRVAGGGIKKLREAGIEVIVGVEESACRQLNEAFIHRILHQQPFGILKYAMTLDGKIATATGHSAWVSSKASRHLVHQVRSTCDAVIIGGNTVRQDNPSLTTHGVTEHNPLRVVMSRSLDLPSNCNLWHDNLADTLIFTENNDPAQQQKLLSDNTHIITVAALTPKIVMEHLYQRGISKVLWECGGTLAAKAIADGTIQKVMAFIAPKIIGGTDAPSPVGNLGFNQMTEALQLQDVDVKVIGSDILLAGYL
- a CDS encoding Uma2 family endonuclease, yielding MAYIRTKKVKGKEYQYLVEGYRDQNGKVKQRTIKYLGAVSANNEGNEMVTTPTKKITFAEYLDYDDGTDKCYELVDGELVVMNPPAKKHFKISRFLVRLFEDFVSRQKLDIEVITGIGVRTGLNKARIPDVSVIDGEVWRSIPDNASAVVQVPLMLAVEIVSPGREQLSRDYTEKVVEYQNSGIPEYWIVDPMEQKITVLVLEDGSYNKTIFTGKSAIGSNTFPGFEITAEEIISA